A window of Marinobacter sp. es.042 genomic DNA:
TACTCACCGTACTCCGCGTTGTTGGAAATGGAGTAGTTCATGTTGGCGATACCACCTTCGTACATGAGGTCCACGATCAGCTTCAGCTCGTGCAGACACTCGAAGTACGCCATTTCCGGCTCATAACCGCCGTCCACGAGCGTTTCGAACGCCGCTTTAACCAGCTCCACGGTACCACCGCAGAGAACGGCCTGCTCACCGAACAGATCGGTTTCGGTCTCATCCTTGAACGTGGTCTCGATGATGCCGGTACGGCCGCCACCGATACCGCTGGCGTAGGACAGAGCCAGATTCTTGGCGTTGCCGGAGGAATCCTGGAAGATAGCGATCAGGTCAGGAATACCACCACCGTTGGCGAACTCGGTGCGCACGGTGTGGCCCGGTGCCTTCGGAGCAATCATGATGACGTCCAGATCCTTACGCGGAACGATCTGGTTGTAGTGGATGGCAAAGCCGTGGGCGAACGCTAGGGTGGCGCCTTGCTGCAGATTCGGCTCGATTTCCGCCTTGTACAACTGGGCCTGGTATTCGTCCGGAGTCAGAACCATAACAACGTCGGCGGCGGCAACGGCAGACGGCACGTCGCTGGTCTTCAGACCGTAGGCTTCCGCCTTGGCGATGGAAGAAGAACCCGGGCGCAGGCCCACGGTCACGTCAACGCCGGACTCTTTCAGGTTGCACGCGTGAGCGTGGCCCTGGGAGCCGAAACCAATGATGGCAACTTTCTTGCCCTGGATGATGGAAAGATCGCAATCCTTATCGTAGTAAACCTGCATGAGAAACCTCTGTTATTTGTGATGGCCCCGAAGAGCCATATTGTTCAAACCCTGTTTGAAATCGTTAAAGGCTGAGCACCTTCTCGCCCCGGGCGATACCGGATACACCGCTACGCACCACTTCCAATACGCCCGACGTGCCAACAGCCTGAATAAAGCCGTCCAGCTTTTCGCTGTCACCTGCCAACTGAACCGTGTAAACGGAACTGGTCACATCCACGATCTGACCTCGGAAAATGTCCACCGTACGCTTGATCTCGGCACGCTGGGAACCCGTGGCTTTCAGTTTGACCAGCATCAGTTCGCGTTCGATATGGGCGCCTTCGGTGAGATCCACCAGCTTGACGACTTCAATCAGCTTGTTCAG
This region includes:
- the ilvC gene encoding ketol-acid reductoisomerase, with amino-acid sequence MQVYYDKDCDLSIIQGKKVAIIGFGSQGHAHACNLKESGVDVTVGLRPGSSSIAKAEAYGLKTSDVPSAVAAADVVMVLTPDEYQAQLYKAEIEPNLQQGATLAFAHGFAIHYNQIVPRKDLDVIMIAPKAPGHTVRTEFANGGGIPDLIAIFQDSSGNAKNLALSYASGIGGGRTGIIETTFKDETETDLFGEQAVLCGGTVELVKAAFETLVDGGYEPEMAYFECLHELKLIVDLMYEGGIANMNYSISNNAEYGEYVTGPEIINEQSREAMRNALKRIQSGEYAKMFISEGALNYPSMTARRRQNAAHEIEVVGEKLRGMMPWISANKIVDKDKN
- the ilvN gene encoding acetolactate synthase small subunit; the encoded protein is MRRIISVLLENEPGALSRVVGLFSQRNYNIETLTVAPTEDETLSRLTVTTTGSDKVIEQITKQLNKLIEVVKLVDLTEGAHIERELMLVKLKATGSQRAEIKRTVDIFRGQIVDVTSSVYTVQLAGDSEKLDGFIQAVGTSGVLEVVRSGVSGIARGEKVLSL